A single window of Microbacterium oryzae DNA harbors:
- a CDS encoding ABC transporter ATP-binding protein, producing MSQTAPRTRRSPFARRSADDGPRASFRQLLPFLLEHRGVLVVVAVLSVIEAVATLVQPLLIGQVIERVQSSTPLEWLLWALVLLVVVSSAVGAYQHYLLQRTGTAVVHSSRRQLIARILHLPIREFDTRRTGDLVSRVGTDTTLLYAVLTQGLADSIGNALLFVGALIAMVFIDPVLLLTIVAVIGVSAVGVGLLSSRIRSASAEQQERVGELSSGVERAIGSIRTIRAAGATEREADAVSTMAAAAYRAGLRVARASALVVPVAGVALQVSLLVVLGVGGMRVASGALSIASLVTFVMFLFLLVMPLGSAFGAIASVGQALGALGRIQEVLDLPTEDADDRVRAGEPASVTAPARTTSPAIAFRDVRFAYPAAAVAAREEAAREAQRAIERAHLEPATLEPLEPLDEATTAAPSDSSVDREVLRGVSFDVPRGARVALVGPSGAGKSTILSLIERFYDPTGGAVLLDGVDIRDLPRAQLRAHFGYVEQDAPTLAGTLADNLRLASPDADDAACDRVLRAVNLGDVVDRSPLGIDTSVGEDGIMLSGGERQRLAIARALLAAPPILLLDESTSSLDGVNEQRMREAIDAVAEGRTLIVIAHRLSTVVDSDLIVVLEHGRVVGQGTHSELVQTVPLYRDLAKHQLLV from the coding sequence GTGAGTCAGACCGCTCCGCGCACCCGCCGCTCGCCCTTCGCGCGCAGGAGCGCCGACGACGGTCCTCGCGCCTCATTCCGCCAGCTGCTGCCGTTCCTGCTCGAGCACCGCGGCGTGCTCGTGGTCGTCGCCGTGCTCAGCGTGATCGAGGCCGTCGCGACGCTCGTCCAGCCCCTCCTCATCGGCCAGGTCATCGAGCGCGTGCAGTCCAGCACCCCGCTCGAATGGCTGCTGTGGGCCCTCGTCCTGCTCGTCGTCGTCTCCAGCGCGGTGGGCGCGTACCAGCACTACCTCCTCCAGCGCACGGGAACGGCCGTCGTCCACTCGAGCCGGCGTCAGCTCATCGCGCGCATCCTGCACCTGCCCATCCGCGAGTTCGACACCCGGCGCACCGGCGACCTCGTCTCGCGCGTCGGCACCGACACGACCCTGCTGTATGCCGTGCTCACCCAGGGCCTCGCCGACAGCATCGGCAATGCGCTGCTGTTCGTCGGCGCGCTCATCGCCATGGTCTTCATCGACCCCGTGCTGCTCCTCACCATCGTCGCGGTCATCGGCGTCTCCGCAGTCGGTGTGGGCCTGCTCTCGTCCCGCATCCGCTCCGCCTCCGCAGAGCAGCAGGAGCGGGTGGGCGAGCTCTCCAGCGGCGTCGAGCGCGCGATCGGGTCCATCCGGACCATCCGCGCGGCCGGAGCGACAGAACGCGAGGCGGACGCCGTGAGCACGATGGCGGCCGCCGCCTACCGGGCCGGACTCCGCGTCGCCCGCGCGTCGGCGCTCGTGGTGCCCGTCGCCGGGGTCGCCCTGCAGGTGTCGCTGCTCGTGGTGCTAGGGGTCGGCGGCATGCGCGTCGCCTCCGGGGCGCTCTCGATCGCGAGCCTCGTGACGTTCGTGATGTTCCTCTTCCTCCTGGTGATGCCGCTCGGATCCGCCTTCGGCGCCATCGCGAGCGTCGGCCAGGCGCTCGGCGCGCTCGGCCGCATCCAGGAGGTGCTGGATCTGCCCACCGAGGACGCCGACGACCGCGTGCGCGCCGGCGAGCCCGCCTCGGTGACCGCGCCCGCGCGGACGACCTCGCCCGCCATCGCGTTCCGCGACGTCCGCTTCGCCTACCCCGCGGCCGCGGTGGCCGCGCGCGAGGAGGCCGCCCGTGAGGCGCAGCGCGCCATCGAGCGCGCGCACCTCGAGCCCGCGACGCTCGAGCCGCTCGAGCCCCTCGACGAGGCGACGACGGCCGCGCCGAGCGACTCGAGCGTCGACCGCGAGGTGCTGCGCGGCGTGTCCTTCGACGTCCCCCGCGGTGCGCGCGTCGCGCTCGTCGGCCCCTCGGGAGCCGGGAAGTCGACCATCCTCTCGCTCATCGAGCGCTTCTACGACCCGACCGGCGGCGCCGTCCTCCTCGACGGCGTGGACATCCGCGATCTGCCGCGCGCGCAGCTCCGAGCGCACTTCGGCTATGTCGAGCAGGACGCGCCGACCCTCGCCGGCACGCTCGCCGACAACCTGCGCCTCGCGTCGCCCGACGCCGACGATGCCGCCTGCGACCGGGTGCTGCGCGCGGTGAACCTCGGCGACGTCGTGGATCGCAGCCCGCTCGGGATCGACACCTCCGTGGGCGAAGACGGCATCATGCTGTCCGGCGGCGAGCGCCAGCGCCTCGCAATCGCGCGGGCGCTGCTCGCCGCGCCGCCCATCCTGCTGCTCGACGAGTCGACATCGTCGCTCGACGGCGTGAACGAGCAGCGCATGCGTGAGGCCATCGACGCGGTCGCCGAAGGACGGACCCTGATCGTCATCGCGCACCGCCTCTCCACCGTCGTCGACAGCGACCTCATCGTCGTGCTGGAGCACGGCCGCGTGGTGGGCCAGGGGACGCACTCGGAGCTCGTGCAGACCGTGCCGCTCTACCGCGACCTCGCCAAGCACCAGCTGCTCGTCTGA
- the ribH gene encoding 6,7-dimethyl-8-ribityllumazine synthase, whose product MSGKGAPQQGEVAAEGVRVTVVAGTWHEQITDGLIAGAQRTLDAAGAEWALVRVPGSFELPVVAKAALDAGADAVVALGVIIRGGTPHFDFVSSAATDGLTRVALDTGKPVGFGVLTLDDEQQGIDRAGLPGSKEDKGAEAADAALRTVLALRALRS is encoded by the coding sequence GTGAGCGGCAAGGGAGCACCCCAGCAGGGCGAGGTCGCGGCGGAGGGCGTCCGCGTGACGGTCGTCGCCGGCACCTGGCACGAGCAGATCACCGACGGCCTCATCGCCGGGGCGCAGCGCACCCTCGATGCCGCCGGTGCCGAGTGGGCGCTCGTGCGCGTGCCGGGATCCTTCGAGCTCCCGGTCGTCGCGAAGGCGGCCCTCGACGCGGGCGCGGACGCGGTGGTGGCGCTCGGCGTGATCATCCGCGGCGGCACCCCGCACTTCGACTTCGTCTCCAGCGCGGCGACGGATGGCCTCACGCGCGTCGCGCTGGACACGGGCAAGCCGGTGGGCTTCGGCGTGCTCACCCTCGATGACGAGCAGCAGGGCATCGACCGCGCCGGCCTGCCGGGATCGAAGGAGGACAAGGGCGCCGAGGCGGCCGACGCCGCCCTGCGCACCGTGCTCGCACTCCGCGCGCTGCGGAGCTGA
- the ribD gene encoding bifunctional diaminohydroxyphosphoribosylaminopyrimidine deaminase/5-amino-6-(5-phosphoribosylamino)uracil reductase RibD: protein MAFSEAEQRAMARALELARRGPRSRNPQVGAVLLSPSGEVLAEGWHRGAGTPHAEVDALSHLEGDAARGATAVVTLEPCNHTGRTGPCAEALIAAGVARVVFALPDPGDVEGGGGERLHAAGVDVESGLLADEARALLEPWLTARTLGRPHVTVKWAQSLDGRAAAADGTSQWITGPLARADVHARRAQADAIVVGTGTLLADDPALTARDDAGLRPTQPVPVVIGRAQIPAGAAIRRHPHDVLHYPTRDLAAVLADLHDRGLHRVFVEGGPTLASAFLAAGLADRVLVYLAPTLLGGSRTALADIGVATISQQRRLAIEQIDRLGDDLLVVARPAPSAPEGGS from the coding sequence ATGGCGTTCAGCGAGGCGGAGCAGCGGGCGATGGCCCGCGCGCTCGAGCTCGCGCGCCGCGGGCCCCGCAGCCGCAACCCGCAGGTCGGGGCGGTCCTCCTCTCGCCCTCCGGCGAGGTCCTCGCGGAGGGCTGGCATCGCGGTGCGGGCACCCCGCACGCCGAGGTCGACGCCCTGTCGCACCTCGAGGGCGACGCCGCGCGCGGCGCGACCGCCGTCGTCACGCTCGAGCCCTGCAATCACACCGGACGCACCGGTCCGTGCGCCGAGGCTCTCATCGCGGCCGGCGTCGCGCGCGTCGTCTTCGCGCTGCCCGATCCGGGCGACGTCGAGGGCGGGGGCGGCGAGCGCCTTCACGCCGCCGGCGTCGACGTCGAGAGCGGCCTCCTCGCGGACGAGGCGCGCGCGCTCCTCGAGCCGTGGCTGACCGCGCGCACCCTCGGACGCCCGCACGTGACGGTGAAGTGGGCGCAGAGCCTGGATGGCAGAGCTGCGGCTGCCGACGGCACGAGCCAGTGGATCACGGGGCCGCTCGCCCGCGCGGACGTCCACGCACGCCGGGCACAGGCCGACGCGATCGTCGTCGGCACGGGCACGCTCCTCGCCGACGACCCCGCCCTCACGGCGCGCGATGACGCGGGACTCCGCCCGACCCAGCCCGTCCCCGTCGTCATCGGACGCGCTCAGATCCCTGCGGGCGCAGCCATCCGCCGCCACCCCCACGACGTCCTCCACTACCCCACGCGCGATCTCGCAGCTGTGCTCGCCGATCTCCACGACCGCGGCCTGCACCGCGTGTTCGTCGAGGGCGGGCCGACCCTCGCGAGCGCCTTCCTCGCGGCGGGTCTCGCCGACCGCGTCCTCGTCTACCTGGCGCCGACCCTCCTCGGCGGAAGCCGCACCGCCCTCGCCGACATCGGCGTCGCCACCATCTCCCAGCAGCGGCGGCTCGCCATCGAGCAGATCGACCGCCTCGGCGACGACCTCCTCGTCGTGGCCCGCCCCGCCCCATCCGCCCCCGAAGGAGGCAGCTGA
- a CDS encoding MFS transporter, translating into MTSTTPVSSAAKPANSRGRVITASLVGTTIEFYDFYAYATAAVLVFPALFFPTGNETTALLASFATFGAAMLARPVGAVVFGHFGDKFGRKATLVASLLTMGIATFLIGVLPTYQSIGWLAALLLLVLRLAQGFALGGEWSGAALVATENAPAGKRALYGTFPQLGAPIGFIIANTLFLIINFTMPGEGGTASEAFLAWGWRIPFLFSAVMVIIGLWVRLKLVESDAFAKVEKSGAIKKFPLGATVRNHWRPLILGTFYMLATYVLFYLMTSFTLAYGTRPMTAPEGADAGSFVPGLGFAYVDFVLMQIIGVVFFGLCTLLSGPLADAIGRRKLLIGVTSAIIVFGLLFVVFLLPQGDEKFTGALVQAFLVFGFLLMGMTFGPMGALLPELFPTNVRYTGSAISYNVASILGAAVAPSIALWLWSVGKGNPWLVGVYLALAGVLTLIALIIGKETKDVDLDDDAAVAAAARR; encoded by the coding sequence ATGACATCCACCACCCCTGTTTCCTCGGCGGCGAAGCCCGCGAACTCGCGCGGCCGCGTCATCACCGCGAGCCTCGTCGGCACCACGATCGAGTTCTACGACTTCTACGCGTACGCCACCGCGGCCGTCCTCGTCTTCCCCGCGCTGTTCTTCCCGACGGGCAACGAGACGACGGCGCTGCTGGCCTCGTTCGCCACCTTCGGCGCGGCCATGCTCGCTCGCCCCGTCGGGGCGGTCGTGTTCGGCCACTTCGGCGACAAGTTCGGGCGCAAGGCGACGCTGGTGGCGTCGCTGCTCACCATGGGCATCGCGACCTTCCTCATCGGCGTGCTGCCGACGTACCAGTCGATCGGATGGCTGGCCGCGCTCCTCCTGCTCGTCCTCCGTCTCGCCCAGGGCTTCGCGCTGGGCGGCGAGTGGTCAGGCGCCGCGCTCGTCGCCACCGAGAACGCGCCGGCCGGCAAGCGCGCGCTCTACGGGACGTTCCCGCAGCTGGGCGCGCCCATCGGCTTCATCATCGCCAACACGCTGTTCCTCATCATCAACTTCACGATGCCCGGCGAGGGCGGCACCGCCTCGGAGGCGTTCCTCGCCTGGGGATGGCGCATCCCGTTCCTCTTCTCCGCCGTGATGGTCATCATCGGCCTCTGGGTCCGCCTGAAGCTCGTGGAGTCCGACGCGTTCGCGAAGGTCGAGAAGAGCGGAGCGATCAAGAAGTTCCCTCTCGGCGCCACGGTGCGCAACCACTGGCGTCCGCTCATCCTCGGCACGTTCTACATGCTCGCGACGTACGTGCTCTTCTACCTGATGACGAGCTTCACGCTCGCGTACGGCACCCGGCCGATGACGGCGCCCGAGGGCGCGGACGCCGGATCCTTCGTCCCCGGTCTCGGCTTCGCCTACGTCGACTTCGTGCTCATGCAGATCATCGGCGTGGTGTTCTTCGGCCTCTGCACGCTGCTGTCGGGTCCGCTCGCCGACGCGATCGGCCGCCGGAAGCTGCTCATCGGCGTGACGTCCGCGATCATCGTCTTCGGTCTGCTGTTCGTCGTCTTCCTCCTGCCGCAGGGCGATGAGAAGTTCACCGGCGCCCTCGTGCAGGCGTTCCTCGTGTTCGGCTTCCTGCTCATGGGCATGACCTTCGGCCCGATGGGGGCGCTGCTGCCCGAGCTGTTCCCGACGAACGTCCGGTACACCGGGTCGGCGATCTCGTACAACGTCGCGTCGATCCTCGGCGCGGCCGTGGCGCCCTCCATCGCCCTGTGGCTGTGGAGCGTCGGCAAGGGCAACCCGTGGCTGGTGGGCGTCTACCTCGCGCTCGCCGGCGTGCTGACCCTCATCGCGCTCATCATCGGCAAGGAGACCAAGGACGTCGACCTCGACGACGACGCCGCCGTGGCCGCCGCCGCACGCCGCTGA
- the ribA gene encoding GTP cyclohydrolase II: MSLASKLSTIPEALDAIRAGRPVIVADDENRENEGDVILSAQLATPEVIAWAVRYSSGFLCAPMPQEWADRLDLPPMVAVNEDARSTAYTVSVDAADGVTTGISAHDRARTVNVLANPDSTPTSLIRPGHILPLRAVPGGVRERSGHTEAAVDLMRLAGVAPVGVIGEIVEDDGDMMRLPALLEMGEREGVPVITIEQLIAYLEEHEPSAASAAPFRRQVSLRADSTVPTSHGVFRFLAYKDRITGTDHLAIVKGDLSDGAPLVRVHSECLTGEAFGSLKCECGPQLDAALDAIEQDGGVVIYMRGHEGRGIGLINKLRAYALQERGYDTVDANTALGLPADARDYAAAAGILADLGVEKLRLLTNNTDKVSQLRALGIEVVEQVPLIVGVGPNNHQYLETKRDRMGHIIGEEALAAAVAQMHEGAGK; the protein is encoded by the coding sequence ATGAGCCTTGCCAGCAAGCTGTCGACCATCCCCGAGGCCCTCGACGCGATCCGCGCCGGGCGCCCGGTGATCGTCGCCGACGATGAGAACCGCGAGAACGAGGGCGACGTCATCCTGTCGGCGCAGCTCGCGACGCCCGAGGTCATCGCGTGGGCGGTGCGCTACTCGTCGGGCTTCCTCTGCGCGCCCATGCCGCAGGAATGGGCCGACCGGCTCGACCTCCCCCCGATGGTCGCCGTGAACGAGGACGCGCGCTCGACCGCCTACACCGTGAGCGTCGACGCCGCCGATGGCGTGACCACCGGCATCAGCGCGCACGACCGCGCGCGGACGGTCAACGTCCTCGCGAACCCGGACTCGACGCCGACGAGCCTCATCCGGCCCGGCCACATCCTCCCGCTGCGCGCGGTGCCCGGCGGCGTCCGCGAGCGCTCGGGCCACACCGAGGCGGCCGTCGACCTCATGCGCCTCGCGGGCGTCGCGCCGGTCGGCGTCATCGGCGAGATCGTCGAGGACGACGGCGACATGATGCGCCTGCCCGCCCTCCTCGAGATGGGCGAGCGCGAGGGCGTCCCCGTCATCACGATCGAGCAGCTCATCGCCTACCTCGAGGAGCACGAGCCGTCCGCGGCGTCGGCCGCGCCCTTCCGGCGCCAGGTCAGCCTCCGCGCGGACTCCACCGTCCCCACCTCGCACGGCGTCTTCCGCTTCCTGGCGTACAAGGACCGCATCACCGGTACCGACCACCTCGCGATCGTGAAGGGCGACCTCTCCGACGGCGCCCCGCTCGTGCGCGTGCACTCGGAGTGCCTGACCGGCGAGGCCTTTGGCTCCCTGAAGTGCGAGTGCGGCCCGCAGCTCGACGCGGCGCTCGACGCCATCGAGCAGGACGGCGGCGTCGTCATCTACATGCGCGGGCACGAGGGCCGCGGCATCGGCCTCATCAACAAGCTGCGCGCGTACGCCCTGCAGGAGCGCGGATACGACACCGTCGACGCGAACACGGCGCTCGGCCTGCCCGCCGACGCGCGCGACTACGCCGCCGCGGCAGGCATCCTCGCCGACCTGGGCGTGGAGAAGCTGCGCCTGCTGACCAACAACACCGACAAGGTGAGCCAGCTGCGCGCCCTCGGCATCGAGGTCGTCGAGCAGGTGCCCCTCATCGTCGGCGTCGGGCCCAACAACCACCAGTACCTCGAGACCAAGCGCGACCGGATGGGTCACATCATCGGCGAGGAGGCGCTCGCCGCCGCCGTCGCCCAGATGCACGAAGGAGCAGGCAAGTGA
- a CDS encoding winged helix DNA-binding domain-containing protein, whose amino-acid sequence MHVTELRRARLRHHRLIAPAATVVEAARHLAATQSQDLWGGRLALAARTRDAGVSAVDRAFDDGALVRAWTQRGTLHTVAAEDLGWMLSVTGARMLRGDAKRIADLGLGGADVARAETLATRALLGGGRLTRAELLAVWEADGLSTAGQRGYHLIATLAIRGLLVWGPVVRREGLEPREQHLVLADEWIRSRATPADPAAELFARYIAGHGPATVRDFAWWAGLPLGASRAAAGAAAHRLRVVDEEPEPHYAAPAPPRARANAPATLALPTFEEYCISYADRSATGSPAAHAAVGPGRNGMVRPIIVHEGEIVGVWKPPAPSVRADGAPALTVFDGAPLGHDEATSAVDRALAILRS is encoded by the coding sequence ATGCACGTCACGGAGCTGCGGCGAGCGCGCCTGCGCCACCACCGCCTCATCGCACCGGCGGCCACGGTCGTCGAGGCCGCCCGGCACCTCGCCGCCACGCAGTCCCAGGATCTGTGGGGCGGTCGCCTGGCGCTGGCCGCGCGCACCCGCGACGCGGGCGTCTCCGCCGTCGACCGGGCCTTCGACGACGGCGCGCTGGTGCGCGCGTGGACGCAGCGCGGCACCCTCCACACCGTCGCGGCGGAGGACCTCGGGTGGATGCTCTCCGTCACCGGCGCGCGCATGCTGCGCGGTGACGCCAAGCGGATCGCCGACCTCGGCCTCGGCGGAGCCGACGTCGCGCGGGCGGAGACCCTCGCCACCCGAGCGCTCCTCGGCGGCGGACGTCTCACCCGAGCCGAGCTGCTCGCGGTGTGGGAGGCGGACGGACTCTCCACCGCCGGCCAGCGCGGGTATCACCTGATCGCGACCCTCGCCATCCGCGGACTGCTCGTATGGGGGCCGGTCGTGCGGCGCGAAGGCCTCGAGCCGCGGGAGCAGCACCTGGTGCTGGCCGACGAGTGGATCCGGAGCCGGGCGACGCCCGCGGACCCGGCCGCCGAGCTCTTCGCGCGGTACATCGCGGGGCACGGCCCGGCGACCGTGCGCGACTTCGCGTGGTGGGCCGGCCTGCCGCTCGGCGCCAGCCGCGCGGCAGCGGGGGCAGCCGCGCACCGGCTCCGCGTCGTCGACGAGGAGCCCGAACCGCACTACGCCGCTCCGGCCCCGCCGCGGGCGCGCGCGAACGCTCCCGCGACGCTCGCGCTGCCGACGTTCGAGGAGTACTGCATCTCCTACGCCGACCGCTCGGCGACGGGGAGCCCCGCCGCGCACGCGGCGGTCGGGCCGGGGCGGAACGGGATGGTCCGCCCGATCATCGTGCACGAGGGCGAGATCGTCGGCGTCTGGAAGCCGCCGGCACCGTCCGTGCGGGCAGACGGCGCGCCCGCCCTCACGGTCTTCGACGGCGCTCCCCTCGGTCACGACGAGGCGACGTCCGCGGTCGATCGGGCCCTGGCCATCCTGCGCAGCTGA
- a CDS encoding riboflavin synthase, protein MFTGIIEEIGRITAIEPSGDGVRLTLHAPRVIEDVHHGDSIAVSGVCLTVVGWTADGFTADVMKQTLDMSTLDAARVGWPVNLERATASGGRLGGHIVQGHIDGTGTVVDVRPGEQWRVVRIALAPALAPLVVDKGSIAVDGVSLTVSAVSPAHEPTPWFEVSLIPETLEATTLGERRVGDAVNLETDILARHVQRLLSFGASRPVDLAGDHPIARAQREAGTGAESSFATYDVPAADFVILRSTPEGGSR, encoded by the coding sequence ATGTTCACCGGCATCATCGAGGAGATCGGCCGCATCACGGCGATCGAGCCCTCGGGAGACGGCGTGCGCCTGACGCTCCACGCCCCCCGCGTGATCGAGGACGTGCACCACGGCGACTCGATCGCCGTCAGCGGCGTCTGCCTCACCGTCGTCGGCTGGACCGCCGACGGCTTCACCGCCGACGTCATGAAGCAGACGCTCGACATGTCCACGCTCGACGCGGCGCGCGTCGGATGGCCGGTCAACCTCGAGCGGGCGACCGCGTCGGGCGGGCGGCTGGGCGGGCACATCGTGCAGGGTCACATCGACGGCACCGGAACGGTCGTCGACGTCCGCCCCGGCGAGCAGTGGCGGGTCGTGCGCATCGCGCTGGCTCCTGCCCTCGCGCCGCTCGTCGTCGACAAGGGGTCGATCGCGGTCGACGGCGTCTCGCTCACCGTCAGCGCGGTCAGCCCCGCGCACGAGCCGACGCCGTGGTTCGAGGTGTCGCTCATCCCCGAGACGCTCGAGGCCACGACCCTCGGCGAGCGCCGCGTGGGCGACGCGGTCAATCTCGAGACCGACATCCTCGCTCGCCACGTGCAGCGGCTGCTCTCCTTCGGCGCGAGCCGTCCTGTGGATCTCGCGGGCGACCATCCGATCGCGCGCGCCCAGCGCGAGGCCGGCACGGGCGCCGAATCCTCGTTCGCCACCTACGACGTCCCCGCCGCCGATTTCGTCATCCTCCGTTCCACTCCCGAAGGGGGCTCCCGATGA
- a CDS encoding dihydrolipoyl dehydrogenase family protein: MSVRETDVVVIGAGPVGENVADRVVRGGLRAVIVEAELVGGECSYWACMPSKALLRTGAAHRAAQAAGVEDGRVDRDVVLRRRDSFTSGWDDSGQVQWLQSAGIDLVRGHARLAGERRVVVSGGDEEVEIVARHAVVVTVGSAARLPGIPGLAEAEPWTSREATALQTVPGSIAIIGGGVVATEAATFLADLGSRVTVLARSGLLTAFEPVAGEQVAGALRERGVDIREGIAPARVTRDEAGVQIEFGDGEPLRVDEVLVATGRVPRTEDLGLETVGLEPGEWIAVDDTLRVAGSDWLYAAGDVTHRALLTHQGKYQARAAGDVIVARATGGEVRDRPWGAHVATADHAAVPQVVFTDPEVAAVGLTAAQAQDAGMRVRVVDYDLGSVAGASLTADGYAGAARAVVDEDRRVLVGVTFVGAGVAELLHAATIAVVGEVPLERLWHAVPAYPTISEVWLRLLETYGL; the protein is encoded by the coding sequence ATGAGTGTGCGCGAGACGGATGTCGTGGTGATCGGAGCAGGCCCCGTGGGCGAGAACGTCGCCGACCGGGTCGTGAGAGGCGGCCTTCGTGCCGTGATCGTGGAGGCGGAGCTCGTCGGCGGCGAGTGCTCGTACTGGGCGTGCATGCCGTCGAAGGCGCTGCTGCGCACCGGCGCCGCACACCGGGCGGCGCAGGCGGCGGGGGTCGAGGACGGGCGCGTGGACCGGGATGTCGTGCTGCGTCGTCGCGATTCCTTCACGAGCGGATGGGACGACTCCGGCCAGGTGCAGTGGCTCCAGTCGGCGGGCATCGACCTCGTGCGCGGGCACGCCCGCCTGGCCGGCGAGAGGCGGGTGGTCGTCTCCGGCGGCGATGAGGAGGTCGAGATCGTCGCCCGCCATGCGGTGGTGGTGACCGTGGGATCCGCGGCGCGCCTGCCGGGCATCCCCGGCCTCGCCGAGGCCGAGCCGTGGACCAGCCGCGAGGCGACCGCGCTGCAGACGGTGCCCGGGAGCATCGCGATCATCGGCGGCGGGGTCGTGGCGACGGAGGCGGCGACCTTCCTCGCCGACCTCGGCAGCAGGGTGACCGTGCTCGCGCGCAGCGGGCTGCTCACCGCGTTCGAGCCGGTCGCGGGAGAGCAGGTCGCCGGCGCGCTGCGCGAGCGCGGCGTCGACATCCGCGAGGGCATCGCGCCCGCTCGCGTGACCCGCGACGAAGCCGGCGTGCAGATCGAGTTCGGCGACGGGGAGCCGCTCCGGGTCGACGAGGTGCTCGTCGCCACCGGGCGGGTGCCGCGCACCGAGGACCTCGGGCTCGAGACGGTGGGCCTCGAGCCGGGGGAGTGGATCGCCGTCGACGACACCCTGCGGGTGGCCGGATCGGACTGGCTCTACGCGGCCGGCGACGTCACGCACCGGGCGCTGCTCACGCACCAGGGAAAGTACCAGGCGCGGGCGGCGGGTGACGTGATTGTCGCGCGCGCGACCGGCGGCGAGGTCCGCGACCGGCCGTGGGGTGCTCACGTCGCGACCGCCGACCACGCCGCCGTGCCCCAGGTGGTCTTCACGGATCCGGAGGTCGCCGCCGTCGGGCTCACCGCCGCACAAGCGCAGGACGCGGGGATGCGCGTCCGCGTGGTCGACTACGACCTCGGCTCGGTCGCGGGGGCGTCGCTCACCGCGGACGGGTACGCGGGCGCCGCGCGCGCCGTCGTGGACGAGGACCGGCGCGTGCTGGTGGGCGTGACCTTCGTCGGCGCGGGAGTGGCGGAGCTGCTGCACGCGGCGACCATCGCGGTCGTCGGCGAGGTTCCGCTCGAGCGCCTGTGGCACGCGGTGCCGGCCTACCCGACCATCAGCGAGGTGTGGCTGCGCCTGCTGGAGACGTACGGCCTCTGA
- a CDS encoding Fpg/Nei family DNA glycosylase, producing MPEMPEVEGLVRYLRARAEGLVIAKARLTAIAALKTYDPPLDSLEGSRVTGVERHGKFVDIATDGGAHLVFHLAKAGWLRWHETLPATVIKPGRSPIALRIGFDDGSGFDLTEAGTKKSLAVSVVRDPAEVPGIARLGPDPLAEGFDRATFGALLEGRRTQIKGLLRDQSVIAGIGNAYSDEILHAARMSPYALAAKLDEAEVDRLYDAMRTTLAEAIDAASGKPPADLKDAKRRGMAVHARAGEPCPVCGDTIRSVFFADTDFQYCPTCQTGGKILADRRLSRLLK from the coding sequence ATGCCAGAGATGCCGGAGGTGGAGGGGCTCGTGCGCTACCTGCGCGCACGCGCCGAGGGGCTCGTCATCGCGAAGGCGCGGCTCACCGCCATCGCCGCGCTGAAGACGTACGACCCACCGCTGGACTCCCTCGAGGGCTCGCGGGTGACCGGGGTCGAACGGCACGGCAAGTTCGTCGACATCGCGACGGATGGCGGTGCGCACCTGGTCTTCCACCTCGCGAAGGCAGGGTGGCTGCGCTGGCACGAGACGCTGCCCGCGACCGTGATCAAGCCCGGCCGCTCGCCCATCGCCCTGCGCATCGGCTTCGACGACGGCTCGGGCTTCGACCTCACCGAGGCCGGCACGAAGAAGTCGCTCGCCGTCTCCGTCGTGCGCGACCCGGCCGAGGTCCCGGGAATCGCTCGCCTCGGCCCCGACCCCCTGGCGGAGGGCTTCGACAGAGCGACGTTCGGCGCACTGCTCGAGGGGCGGCGCACGCAGATCAAGGGGCTCCTGCGCGATCAGTCGGTGATCGCCGGGATCGGCAACGCCTACTCCGACGAGATCCTCCACGCCGCCCGCATGTCGCCGTATGCGCTGGCGGCGAAGCTCGACGAGGCCGAGGTCGATCGGCTCTACGACGCGATGCGCACGACGCTCGCCGAGGCGATCGACGCGGCATCGGGCAAGCCCCCGGCCGACCTCAAGGACGCCAAGCGGCGCGGGATGGCCGTGCATGCGCGAGCGGGCGAACCCTGTCCCGTCTGCGGCGACACCATCCGCAGCGTGTTCTTCGCCGATACCGACTTCCAGTACTGCCCCACCTGTCAGACGGGCGGGAAGATCCTCGCGGACCGGCGGCTCTCGCGACTGCTGAAGTGA
- a CDS encoding Fe-S protein, translated as METLRSIVLLVHLVGFATIFGSWLVEVANRRVQVTRLMQWGLALSLIAGLALSAPWGTDADFNYLKIGIKLVILLVIGGLLGVLGARQKRGAQIAPAMFWAVGIMTLANAAIAVIW; from the coding sequence ATGGAGACCCTGCGCAGCATCGTCCTTCTCGTCCACCTCGTCGGCTTCGCCACGATCTTCGGCTCATGGCTCGTGGAGGTGGCGAACCGCCGCGTCCAGGTGACCCGCCTCATGCAATGGGGGCTCGCGCTCTCGCTGATCGCGGGCCTGGCGCTCTCGGCGCCCTGGGGTACCGACGCCGACTTCAACTACCTGAAGATCGGGATCAAGCTCGTGATCCTGCTCGTCATCGGCGGCCTCCTCGGCGTTCTCGGCGCCCGACAGAAGCGCGGTGCGCAGATCGCACCCGCGATGTTCTGGGCGGTGGGCATTATGACGCTCGCCAACGCCGCCATCGCAGTGATCTGGTAA